CGATGGCGGCGTCCCGCTCGCCCTGGGCCTTGAGGATGGCGGCCTGCTTGTCGCCCTCGGCGCGCTCGATCTCCGCCTGCTTGTAGCCTTCCGCCTCACGCACCGTGGCACGACGGTTGCGCTCGGCCACCATCTGCGAATTCATGGCCTCGCGGATCTCGTTGGGCACGTCGATGTCGCGGATCTCGACGCGGTTGACCTTCACGCCCCACTTGCCGCCGGCCTCGTCCATGGTGGTCTGCAGGCGGTTGTTGATGTCCTGGCGGGATTCGAAGATCTTGTCCAGCTCCATGGTGCCGATTTCCGAGCGCAGGGAGGTCTGTGCCAGGGTCTGGATGGCCAGCACCAGGTTCTCGGTGCCGTAGGCGGCGGCCTGGGCGTCCATGATCTGGTAGTAGAGCACCCCGTCGATCTGGACGTTGACGTTGTCCTGGGTGATGACGTTCTGGCTGGGGAAGTCCAGCACCACCTCGCGCATGTCCACCAGTTGCTCGCGGGTAATCAAGGGCTCGCCATTGACGAAACGCAGGATGCTCACCTGCCGCGGTTGATCCACGAAGGGGATGATGAACCGCAGGCCCGGTTCGAGGGTGCGGTGATACTTGCCCAGCCGCTCGATCACCATGGTGCGGCGCTGATGCACCATCACCAGGCCCTTGACCAGGAAGATGATGACCAGCAGCAGAATGATGGCGGTGACGATCAAGGGCGTCATTTCGCCCAGTTGGTTTTCCATGCAGGAGCTCCTTTATTTTCCGTTCGTGCTGCTGTCGGCGGCCTCGTTGACGGGGCGCACCATCGCCGTGATGCCCTGGAAATGGTCGATGAGGACCTCCTCGCCCTCGACCAGAGCGCTGTTGTCCGTGTGGCGCGCGGGGAAGAAATCGCCCAGGAAGTACACGCCGAGCTGACCATTGTGCTCGGTCACCACGGCAGGCGTGGTGCGAAGGCGCGGGTCGTCGTTGCCCGTCTCGGGCGATCCCTTGGCCATGGCCCCGAACGCCCACAGCAGCACCGGCAGGGCGACAATCCCGGTGACCGCCGCAGTGGCCATCTGCACCACCAGCGACGCCCC
The DNA window shown above is from Aquisalimonas sp. 2447 and carries:
- a CDS encoding NfeD family protein translates to MEFLDPWLWWLLAALALLIIDLLVIGGSGGFLLALAVMAFAGLIAALVGASLVVQMATAAVTGIVALPVLLWAFGAMAKGSPETGNDDPRLRTTPAVVTEHNGQLGVYFLGDFFPARHTDNSALVEGEEVLIDHFQGITAMVRPVNEAADSSTNGK
- a CDS encoding SPFH domain-containing protein, translated to MTPLIVTAIILLLVIIFLVKGLVMVHQRRTMVIERLGKYHRTLEPGLRFIIPFVDQPRQVSILRFVNGEPLITREQLVDMREVVLDFPSQNVITQDNVNVQIDGVLYYQIMDAQAAAYGTENLVLAIQTLAQTSLRSEIGTMELDKIFESRQDINNRLQTTMDEAGGKWGVKVNRVEIRDIDVPNEIREAMNSQMVAERNRRATVREAEGYKQAEIERAEGDKQAAILKAQGERDAAIANAEGDRKAAVLVAEGESEAIAKVMSSTEGAPNSTEMAVNYLIAQRYMETLPTIAKDGERVFLPTEMTSLLSSIGGIQELLKAGKTP